A window of Amycolatopsis australiensis contains these coding sequences:
- a CDS encoding MerR family transcriptional regulator: MKSIGEVAARFGLPAHVLRHWEAEGLLSPARAGDRRRYTDADVDRVAAILVAKEAGFGLADIRTMLAAPARDRAAVTARHRDRLRLRIARAQAALAMLEGDCPHDDLMTCPKFRNVLAGRLRESAP, from the coding sequence ATGAAGTCAATCGGCGAGGTGGCGGCGAGGTTCGGGCTGCCCGCGCACGTGCTGCGCCACTGGGAGGCGGAGGGCCTGCTGAGCCCGGCCCGCGCCGGCGACCGCCGCCGCTACACCGACGCGGACGTGGACCGCGTCGCGGCGATCCTGGTCGCCAAGGAAGCGGGTTTCGGGCTGGCGGACATCCGCACGATGCTGGCGGCCCCGGCCCGCGACCGCGCGGCGGTGACGGCCCGCCACCGCGACCGCCTGCGGCTGCGGATCGCCCGGGCGCAGGCCGCACTGGCGATGCTGGAGGGCGACTGCCCGCACGACGACCTCATGACGTGCCCGAAGTTCCGGAACGTCCTGGCCGGCCGGCTGCGGGAATCGGCGCCCTGA
- a CDS encoding methyltransferase domain-containing protein, which yields MSTLLPLLDALDDRPQARDLRERTYQALGETVVDVGCGSGRAVGELAARGVRAIGVDRDPAMIGIAAERWPAGEFHVADATALPLEAGSVTGYRADKVLHALAEPEQAVAEARRVLARDGRAVLVGQDWDTFVIDADDPARVRELVHARADGMPHPRIARRYRNLLLDNGFTDVTVEVHTIVWTDAGVLPVLANLGDGPWLDEQAARARDDRLFVAVPMFLATGTRAA from the coding sequence ATGTCCACGCTGCTGCCCCTCCTCGACGCTCTCGACGACCGCCCACAGGCTCGTGACCTGCGTGAACGGACCTATCAAGCCCTCGGCGAAACGGTCGTCGACGTCGGCTGCGGGAGCGGGCGGGCCGTCGGCGAGCTGGCCGCGCGCGGGGTGCGGGCCATCGGCGTGGACCGGGACCCCGCGATGATCGGGATCGCCGCCGAACGCTGGCCCGCGGGCGAATTCCACGTCGCCGACGCCACCGCCCTGCCGCTCGAAGCCGGCTCGGTCACCGGCTACCGCGCCGACAAGGTCTTGCACGCCCTCGCCGAACCGGAACAGGCCGTCGCCGAGGCACGCCGCGTGCTGGCCCGCGACGGCCGGGCCGTGCTCGTCGGCCAGGACTGGGACACGTTCGTCATCGACGCCGACGATCCGGCCCGCGTCCGGGAACTCGTGCACGCGCGCGCGGACGGCATGCCCCACCCCCGGATCGCCCGCCGGTACCGGAACCTCCTGCTGGACAACGGGTTCACGGACGTCACCGTCGAAGTCCACACGATCGTGTGGACCGACGCCGGTGTCCTGCCGGTCCTGGCGAACCTCGGCGACGGCCCGTGGCTCGACGAGCAGGCGGCGCGGGCCCGAGACGACCGCCTCTTCGTGGCCGTCCCGATGTTCCTCGCCACCGGCACCCGCGCGGCCTGA
- a CDS encoding alpha/beta fold hydrolase, whose product MTNDSTAQTTAKWTGLAPVEDTALAVTDTGGPGVPVLYLNGQFATQGYWRRVLAELGDGFRHITYDERARGRSKRSADYSFAAAVRDVDAVLAARGVTRALVVGWSYGAVVAAHWAARHPDRALGAVLVDGAFPYDWLDDAMELRIRKLFKRLNWVMPLLRPTGLTPRMTAAQQAESNIELGKLSRERELGPVLEAITVPTRYVVASGTSFGSKGDEQERIRAGLDAVTARNPHIEVSAKVASNHGALLRKDFPAIARAVREVAALGGDR is encoded by the coding sequence ATGACGAACGACAGCACTGCTCAGACCACGGCGAAGTGGACCGGCCTGGCGCCGGTCGAGGACACGGCACTGGCCGTCACCGACACCGGTGGCCCCGGAGTGCCCGTGCTCTACCTCAACGGCCAGTTCGCCACCCAGGGCTACTGGCGGCGGGTGCTCGCCGAGCTCGGCGACGGGTTCCGGCACATCACCTACGACGAGCGGGCGCGCGGCCGGTCGAAGCGTTCGGCCGACTACTCCTTCGCGGCCGCCGTCCGCGACGTCGACGCCGTGCTCGCCGCCCGGGGCGTAACCCGCGCGCTGGTCGTCGGCTGGTCCTACGGGGCCGTCGTCGCCGCGCACTGGGCGGCCCGGCACCCGGACCGGGCGCTCGGCGCGGTCCTCGTCGACGGCGCGTTTCCCTACGACTGGCTCGACGACGCCATGGAACTGCGGATCCGGAAGCTGTTCAAGCGGCTGAACTGGGTCATGCCGCTGCTGCGCCCCACGGGCCTGACGCCGCGGATGACCGCCGCCCAGCAGGCCGAGAGCAACATCGAGCTCGGGAAACTGTCCCGTGAACGCGAGCTCGGCCCGGTGCTGGAGGCCATCACCGTCCCCACGCGGTACGTCGTGGCGTCGGGAACGTCGTTCGGCAGCAAGGGCGACGAGCAGGAACGGATCCGCGCCGGCCTCGACGCCGTGACCGCTCGCAACCCGCACATCGAGGTCAGCGCGAAAGTCGCGAGCAACCACGGTGCGTTGCTGCGCAAGGACTTCCCCGCCATCGCGCGGGCCGTCCGCGAGGTCGCCGCGCTCGGCGGGGACCGCTGA
- a CDS encoding sugar phosphate isomerase/epimerase family protein, whose protein sequence is MTRPITLFTGQWADLPFEEVAGLAGGWGYDGLEIASWGDHLDVSRWDDAAYVRGRREVLARHGLDVWTISNHLVGQAVCDDPIDERHRGILPDRVWGDGEPEGVRRRAAEEMKDTARMAAALGVRTVTGFTGSAIWKTVAMFPPVPDSMIEAGYRDFADRWHPILDVFDEVGVRFAFEVHPSEIAYDYWTTRRALEAIGHREAFGLNWDPSHMVWQQVDPVGFLLDFSDRIYHVHCKDTKVQTGDGRAARLSSHLPWADPRRGWDFVSTGLGDVPWQRCFRTLNHIGYRGPLSIEWEDAGMDRLVGAPAALEFVRTNAVSPSDTAFDAAFATDRS, encoded by the coding sequence ATGACCCGACCGATCACGCTCTTCACCGGCCAGTGGGCCGATCTGCCGTTCGAGGAGGTGGCCGGGCTCGCCGGCGGCTGGGGCTACGACGGCCTGGAAATCGCCTCCTGGGGCGACCACCTCGACGTGTCGCGCTGGGACGACGCCGCCTACGTCCGCGGCCGCCGCGAGGTGCTGGCGCGCCACGGCCTCGACGTGTGGACCATCTCGAACCACCTCGTCGGCCAGGCCGTCTGCGACGACCCCATCGACGAGCGCCACCGCGGGATCCTGCCGGACCGCGTGTGGGGCGACGGCGAACCGGAAGGCGTGCGCCGGCGCGCCGCCGAGGAGATGAAGGACACCGCGCGGATGGCCGCCGCGCTCGGCGTCCGGACGGTCACCGGGTTCACCGGCTCGGCCATCTGGAAGACCGTCGCCATGTTCCCGCCGGTGCCCGACAGCATGATCGAAGCCGGGTACCGGGACTTCGCGGACCGGTGGCACCCCATCCTCGACGTCTTCGACGAGGTCGGCGTGCGCTTCGCCTTCGAGGTCCACCCGAGCGAAATCGCCTACGACTACTGGACGACCCGGCGCGCGCTCGAGGCGATCGGCCACCGCGAGGCGTTCGGCCTCAACTGGGATCCGAGCCACATGGTGTGGCAGCAGGTCGACCCGGTGGGCTTCCTGCTCGACTTCAGCGACCGGATCTACCACGTCCACTGCAAGGACACGAAGGTGCAGACCGGCGACGGCCGCGCGGCCCGGCTGTCCTCGCACCTGCCGTGGGCCGACCCGCGCCGCGGCTGGGACTTCGTCTCCACGGGCCTGGGCGACGTGCCGTGGCAGCGCTGCTTCCGCACCCTCAACCACATCGGCTACCGGGGACCGCTGTCGATCGAGTGGGAGGACGCCGGCATGGACCGGCTCGTCGGCGCGCCCGCGGCGCTGGAGTTCGTCCGCACCAACGCGGTTTCGCCGTCGGACACGGCTTTCGACGCCGCCTTCGCCACGGACCGCTCGTGA
- a CDS encoding rhodanese-like domain-containing protein, protein MTALITRDELKAAVETGSVTVVDALGGEYYAKQHLPGAVPLVPGEVDAQAAALLPDREAAIVTYCSNPACPNSGQVADRLTALGYVNVRKYRDGIEDWVAAGLPTETA, encoded by the coding sequence ATGACCGCACTCATCACCCGCGACGAGCTGAAGGCGGCGGTGGAAACCGGCAGCGTGACGGTGGTCGACGCGCTCGGCGGCGAGTACTACGCCAAGCAGCACCTGCCCGGAGCCGTCCCGCTGGTCCCGGGCGAGGTCGACGCGCAGGCGGCCGCCCTGCTCCCGGATCGCGAGGCCGCGATCGTCACCTACTGCTCGAACCCCGCGTGCCCCAACAGCGGCCAGGTCGCCGACCGGCTCACCGCGCTGGGGTACGTGAACGTCCGGAAGTACCGCGACGGCATCGAGGACTGGGTGGCGGCGGGCCTGCCCACCGAGACCGCCTGA
- a CDS encoding TetR/AcrR family transcriptional regulator, protein MELLRTPPPKERADAARNRAAILDAAARLFAEHGVDAVSMDEIAAAAGVGKGTLFRRFGDKAGLAAALLDARERVLQEAVLHGPPPLGPGAPPADRLAAFADAYLDYLLAHLPLVRMSENAAPGARYRIGAYRFWHRHLAILLDGVPDPEHTAHALLAPLAAEHVTALLPDLGEQRVRAGVARLWRRAVP, encoded by the coding sequence TTGGAACTGCTGCGCACGCCGCCGCCCAAGGAACGGGCCGACGCCGCCCGCAACCGCGCCGCGATCCTGGACGCCGCCGCCCGGCTGTTCGCCGAACACGGCGTCGACGCGGTGTCCATGGACGAGATCGCCGCGGCGGCGGGGGTCGGCAAGGGCACGCTGTTCCGCCGGTTCGGCGACAAGGCCGGGCTGGCGGCGGCGTTGCTGGACGCGCGCGAACGAGTGCTCCAGGAAGCCGTCCTGCACGGGCCGCCACCGCTCGGGCCCGGCGCGCCGCCCGCCGACCGCCTCGCCGCCTTCGCCGACGCCTACCTCGACTACCTGCTCGCGCACCTGCCGCTGGTCCGGATGTCGGAGAACGCGGCGCCCGGGGCCCGGTACCGGATCGGCGCCTACCGGTTCTGGCACCGGCACCTGGCGATCCTGCTCGACGGCGTCCCGGACCCGGAGCACACCGCGCACGCCCTGCTCGCGCCGCTCGCGGCCGAGCACGTCACCGCGCTCCTGCCGGACCTCGGCGAACAGCGCGTCCGGGCGGGCGTCGCGCGGCTGTGGCGGCGAGCCGTCCCGTGA
- a CDS encoding ROK family protein, whose product MPGSRSVPAPLDDLVTVLDLVRSGAARTRPELGRRSGLGRTAISQRIGHLMSAGLVEDGELGASTGGRAPRELRLSAGAGVVLAAELGATSLVAGVTDLAGSLLDRRAERIDVADGPEPVLARARALFDEMRPGAPVWGVGLGLPGPVEFATGRPSAPPIMPGWDGYPVRESFAAAYDAPVWVDNEVNTMALGEYRAGVAKDVGDCVYVKLGTGIGAGLISGGRLHRGSQGCAGDIGHTAAREATAVVCRCGNIGCLEALAGGAALARDGEAAAREGRSPALAQRLARTGTVEAEDVAWAASGGDRAAVELLEHAGRLIGEQLAMLVSFFNPSLVVLGGGVAGAGDQLLATIRREIYGRSLPLATRDLRIARAGLGDRAGVVGAAFMVLDELFARDRLADWIDRGSPAGLPWLAGSR is encoded by the coding sequence GTGCCCGGATCCCGGAGCGTGCCCGCGCCGCTCGACGACCTCGTGACCGTGCTGGACCTCGTGCGCTCCGGCGCGGCCCGCACCCGGCCGGAGCTGGGCCGGCGGTCGGGACTGGGCCGCACGGCGATCAGCCAGCGCATCGGTCACTTGATGAGTGCCGGCCTGGTCGAGGACGGCGAGCTGGGGGCCTCCACGGGCGGCCGCGCGCCCCGCGAGCTGCGGTTGTCGGCGGGAGCGGGGGTCGTGCTGGCGGCCGAGCTGGGCGCGACGAGCCTCGTCGCCGGCGTCACCGACCTGGCGGGCTCGCTGCTGGACCGTCGCGCGGAGCGGATCGACGTCGCCGACGGGCCGGAACCCGTGCTGGCCCGGGCGCGGGCGTTGTTCGACGAGATGCGCCCCGGCGCCCCGGTCTGGGGCGTGGGGCTCGGGCTTCCGGGGCCGGTCGAGTTCGCGACCGGGCGGCCGAGCGCGCCCCCGATCATGCCGGGCTGGGACGGCTACCCGGTGCGCGAGAGTTTCGCGGCGGCCTACGACGCGCCGGTGTGGGTGGACAACGAGGTCAACACGATGGCGCTGGGCGAGTACCGGGCGGGGGTGGCGAAGGACGTCGGGGACTGCGTCTACGTCAAGCTGGGCACGGGAATCGGAGCCGGGCTGATTTCCGGCGGCCGGCTCCACCGCGGCAGCCAGGGCTGCGCCGGCGACATCGGCCACACGGCAGCCCGCGAAGCCACGGCGGTGGTGTGCCGTTGCGGCAACATCGGATGCCTGGAGGCACTGGCGGGCGGAGCGGCACTGGCCCGCGACGGCGAAGCGGCGGCCCGCGAGGGGAGAAGCCCGGCGCTGGCGCAACGGCTGGCGCGAACGGGCACGGTCGAAGCGGAGGACGTCGCGTGGGCGGCGAGCGGCGGCGACCGCGCGGCGGTGGAGCTGCTGGAGCACGCGGGGAGGCTGATCGGCGAGCAGCTGGCGATGCTGGTGAGCTTCTTCAACCCGTCACTGGTGGTACTGGGCGGCGGAGTGGCGGGCGCGGGCGACCAGCTGCTGGCGACGATCCGCCGGGAGATCTACGGACGGTCCTTGCCATTGGCGACTCGCGACCTGCGTATCGCCCGAGCGGGACTGGGCGACCGGGCGGGTGTCGTCGGTGCGGCGTTCATGGTGCTGGACGAGCTGTTCGCCCGGGACCGCCTGGCGGACTGGATCGACCGCGGCAGCCCGGCGGGCTTGCCGTGGCTGGCAGGGTCCCGTTAG
- a CDS encoding Na+/H+ antiporter, translating into MRGVETVLFLVVVATVVATFARRLRVPAPSLLVVVGVVVGLLPGVPAVAVTPDVISLVVLPPLLFAAGEELPWRDLRAVARPVAVLSVGLVLLSAAAVIGTAVAVTPLPVGMAFVLGAVLASTDPVAVTALARRLALPPRVQALIQAESLFNDATSLLLFRVALFLAVAGGAASWGRTLGEFATLAGGGLVVGVLTAAGAFVIRRRTEDPVLETVISLVTPYAGYVAAESVGGSGVTAVVVASVILGTQAERLTTARIRLQVGAVSRTVVFLLESVVFGLIGLQLPALVRRAAGGGAWWLLQALAIAATLVLARLLLVFVLSALRQRRAAGRITWQVPAVVSWAGARGVVPLAASLSLPVATVDGSALPARDLVLLLTTAVIVLTLVVQGFTLAPLVRRAGIALDPADLRTEYTTARRKLAEAGLSHLDHLAETESAAAFAVDRLRASWQARLDRIREDGDDAGDPARGIDHRALRRELVDIEAAELTRLFEAGEITDGTRRRIQRLLDLEYAGLED; encoded by the coding sequence ATGCGCGGCGTCGAAACCGTCCTCTTCCTCGTGGTCGTGGCGACCGTCGTGGCCACCTTCGCCCGGCGGCTGCGGGTTCCCGCGCCGTCGCTGCTCGTCGTGGTCGGGGTCGTCGTCGGGCTGCTGCCCGGCGTGCCCGCCGTGGCCGTCACCCCGGACGTCATCAGCCTCGTCGTGCTGCCGCCGCTGCTGTTCGCCGCCGGGGAAGAGCTGCCGTGGCGGGACCTGCGGGCCGTCGCGCGGCCGGTCGCCGTCCTTTCCGTCGGGCTGGTGCTGCTCTCGGCCGCGGCCGTGATCGGGACGGCCGTCGCCGTGACGCCCTTGCCCGTCGGCATGGCCTTCGTCCTCGGTGCCGTCCTCGCCAGCACCGACCCGGTCGCGGTGACCGCGCTGGCCCGGCGGCTCGCCCTGCCGCCGCGGGTGCAGGCGCTCATCCAGGCCGAAAGCCTGTTCAACGACGCGACCAGCCTGCTCCTGTTCCGCGTGGCGCTGTTCCTGGCCGTCGCCGGGGGCGCCGCGTCCTGGGGCCGGACGCTGGGGGAGTTCGCCACCCTCGCCGGCGGCGGGCTGGTGGTCGGCGTCCTGACCGCCGCCGGGGCGTTCGTGATCCGGCGGCGCACCGAGGACCCCGTCCTCGAGACGGTCATTTCCCTGGTGACGCCGTATGCGGGCTACGTCGCGGCCGAGTCGGTCGGCGGTTCGGGCGTGACGGCGGTCGTCGTCGCGAGCGTGATACTGGGGACCCAGGCCGAGCGGCTGACGACCGCGCGGATCCGGCTGCAGGTCGGCGCGGTGTCGCGGACCGTGGTGTTCCTGCTGGAAAGCGTCGTGTTCGGCCTGATCGGGCTGCAGCTGCCCGCGCTGGTCCGGCGCGCGGCCGGCGGCGGCGCGTGGTGGCTGCTGCAGGCGCTGGCCATCGCGGCGACGCTGGTGCTCGCGCGGCTGCTGCTGGTGTTCGTCCTTTCGGCGCTGCGGCAACGGCGTGCGGCCGGCCGGATCACGTGGCAGGTGCCCGCCGTCGTCTCGTGGGCGGGCGCCCGCGGTGTCGTTCCGCTGGCGGCGTCGCTGTCCCTGCCGGTGGCCACTGTGGACGGTTCGGCGCTGCCCGCGCGTGACCTCGTGCTGCTGCTGACCACGGCGGTGATCGTGTTGACGCTCGTCGTCCAGGGCTTCACGCTCGCGCCGCTGGTGCGGCGGGCCGGCATCGCGCTCGACCCGGCCGACCTGCGGACCGAGTACACCACCGCCCGCCGCAAGCTCGCCGAGGCCGGGCTGAGCCACCTGGACCACCTGGCGGAGACGGAGTCCGCCGCGGCGTTCGCCGTCGACCGGCTGCGGGCGAGCTGGCAGGCGCGCCTGGACCGCATCCGCGAAGACGGCGACGACGCGGGCGACCCGGCCCGCGGCATCGACCACCGGGCGCTGCGACGCGAGCTCGTCGACATCGAAGCCGCGGAGCTGACGCGCCTGTTCGAGGCGGGCGAGATCACCGACGGCACCCGGCGCCGGATCCAGCGCCTCCTCGACCTGGAATACGCCGGCCTGGAGGACTGA
- a CDS encoding Gfo/Idh/MocA family protein, whose amino-acid sequence MIGAGFMGAAHSQAWRTAPRVFALPRDVELTVVAGRDAGRTAAAAARWGWAESTVDWRNAVARDDIDVVDVCTPGDTHAEIAIAALRAGKHVLCEKPLANSVVEAEAMAAAAEDSPARAMVGFTYRRVPAVTLARDLVADGAIGELRQARAVYLQDWLADENAPHTWRLDKAISGSGALGDIGAHIIDAVQFVSGQRVDAVSGLLRTFVTERPAGSGRAPVTVDDAAVFTGTLSGGGIATFEASRVATGRKNALRFELSGSAGAIAFDLERLNELELYRAADGPTAGFRRILATEPEHPYVAAWWPPGHGLGYEHGFSHQVKDLVEAIDGGHRPRPSFADGLQVQRVLAAVEQSAGHGSAWVPVPA is encoded by the coding sequence ATGATCGGCGCCGGGTTCATGGGAGCGGCGCACTCGCAGGCGTGGCGCACCGCGCCGCGGGTCTTCGCGCTGCCCCGGGACGTCGAACTGACCGTCGTCGCCGGCCGGGACGCCGGTCGCACGGCGGCGGCCGCCGCGCGCTGGGGCTGGGCCGAGTCCACTGTGGACTGGCGGAATGCGGTCGCCCGCGACGACATCGACGTCGTCGACGTGTGCACGCCGGGTGACACCCACGCCGAGATCGCGATCGCCGCCCTGCGCGCCGGCAAGCACGTCCTCTGCGAGAAGCCGCTCGCCAATTCCGTGGTCGAAGCCGAAGCGATGGCCGCGGCCGCGGAGGACTCGCCCGCCCGGGCCATGGTGGGCTTCACCTACCGGCGGGTGCCCGCGGTGACGCTCGCGCGCGACCTCGTCGCCGACGGCGCCATCGGCGAGCTGCGCCAGGCCCGCGCGGTCTACCTGCAGGACTGGCTCGCCGACGAGAACGCGCCGCACACCTGGCGCCTCGACAAGGCGATCAGCGGGTCCGGTGCCCTCGGCGACATCGGTGCGCACATCATCGACGCCGTGCAGTTCGTCTCCGGTCAGCGGGTCGACGCGGTCAGCGGCCTGCTCCGGACGTTCGTCACCGAGCGGCCGGCCGGCTCCGGGCGCGCGCCGGTCACCGTCGACGACGCCGCCGTGTTCACCGGCACGCTGTCCGGCGGCGGGATCGCGACGTTCGAAGCCAGCCGGGTCGCCACCGGGCGCAAGAACGCGCTGCGCTTCGAGCTGAGCGGCTCGGCCGGCGCGATCGCGTTCGACCTGGAACGGCTCAACGAGCTGGAGCTCTACCGCGCCGCCGACGGCCCGACGGCCGGCTTCCGCCGCATCCTGGCCACCGAGCCCGAGCACCCGTACGTCGCCGCGTGGTGGCCGCCCGGCCACGGCCTCGGCTACGAACACGGCTTCTCGCACCAGGTGAAGGACCTCGTCGAGGCGATCGACGGCGGTCACCGGCCGCGGCCGTCCTTCGCCGACGGCCTGCAGGTGCAGCGCGTGCTCGCCGCCGTGGAGCAGAGCGCGGGGCACGGCTCGGCCTGGGTGCCGGTTCCCGCCTGA